Proteins encoded in a region of the Stieleria neptunia genome:
- a CDS encoding PEP-CTERM sorting domain-containing protein — MFRHFILSGAVLFTSAASPLFAEIYSGPTDTTHAIDGAIAADDGRLVAWADVIDSTRTMFGPRGSTSINQTGGFNSLGDLDATEIAAGVSPGFLTVSFSTGIGNGAGHDFAVFENGFVFGQNTEGTPGLFAEFAYVDVSTNGTDFARFPSISLNEGPLPGGFGTNFSPFDVTNVYNLAGKHAAGFGTPFDLDDLSADPLVTSGLLDLNNIRYVRLFDIPGDGSFTDSQGNPIVDNWITSGSGGFDFRLGEGIGVGVLNITAVPEPGGLALLGLVAGVGSLRRRRRP; from the coding sequence ATGTTTCGCCATTTCATTTTGTCCGGCGCCGTCTTGTTTACGAGTGCCGCCTCGCCACTGTTTGCCGAGATTTACTCGGGTCCGACCGACACCACCCACGCGATCGACGGTGCGATCGCGGCGGATGATGGTAGACTCGTCGCGTGGGCCGACGTGATCGATTCGACGCGGACGATGTTTGGCCCGCGCGGCAGCACGTCGATCAATCAGACGGGCGGCTTCAACAGCCTGGGGGATCTCGACGCGACGGAGATCGCCGCCGGGGTTTCACCGGGTTTCTTGACCGTTTCGTTCTCGACGGGGATCGGAAACGGGGCCGGCCACGATTTTGCCGTGTTCGAAAATGGGTTCGTGTTCGGCCAGAACACCGAAGGGACACCGGGGCTGTTTGCCGAGTTTGCCTACGTCGATGTGTCAACCAATGGGACCGATTTCGCTCGTTTCCCCAGCATCAGTTTGAACGAAGGCCCATTGCCGGGCGGTTTCGGAACCAACTTTTCTCCCTTCGACGTGACCAACGTTTATAACCTTGCCGGCAAGCACGCGGCCGGTTTCGGGACTCCGTTCGACCTAGACGATCTCAGCGCCGATCCGCTGGTCACCAGTGGGCTGCTTGATCTGAACAACATTCGCTATGTGCGTCTGTTCGATATCCCCGGCGATGGGTCGTTCACCGACAGCCAGGGAAATCCGATTGTCGACAACTGGATCACGTCCGGGTCGGGGGGATTTGACTTTCGACTCGGCGAAGGGATTGGCGTAGGCGTGTTGAACATCACCGCCGTGCCCGAACCCGGCGGGCTGGCGCTGCTGGGTTTGGTTGCCGGTGTCGGTTCGTTGCGCCGCCGACGGCGTCCGTAA
- a CDS encoding DUF1501 domain-containing protein, whose protein sequence is MKPLSPIGRQFLSRRGFLTSSATGLGSIALLDLLSQDRLLAAQPTIDPARPFAPRESHFPGKAKRVVVIFCAGAVSQLETWDYKPELIQFDGQPLKDGPAVTFQGPAGNLARPQYNFRQRGETGKWVSDMIPHLAELTDDIAFIHSLTSKSNTHGPAENFLSTGTPLDGFPSVGSWASYALGSENQDLPAYVAIPDPRGVPQNGSNNWGPGFLPAAFQGTPLSSKEPIRHLSPPIVSSDADRATRSLLQRMNARHLEQHPGDNKLAARIASYELAARMQLSVPEVTDLNSEPAHVLKSYGADDESNPIRAAFARNCILARRLIESGVRFVQLFNGAYASGGELNWDGHNKLKEQYDKHAAILDQPTAALIKDMKSRGLLEDTLVVWCTEFGRMPFFQKGAKGRDHNPDGFTCWMTGAGIKPGVSHGMTDELGQKAVQDIHPLYDFNATILHLLGLDHERLTFEHNGIERRLTNVEGHVIGEVLA, encoded by the coding sequence ATGAAACCCCTCTCCCCTATCGGACGCCAATTTCTCAGTCGACGCGGGTTCCTGACCAGTTCCGCGACCGGACTGGGATCGATCGCGCTGCTCGATCTGCTTTCCCAAGACCGTTTGCTGGCCGCACAGCCGACGATCGATCCGGCCCGGCCCTTCGCGCCGCGGGAAAGTCACTTTCCCGGCAAGGCAAAGCGTGTCGTCGTGATCTTTTGTGCCGGTGCGGTCAGCCAGTTGGAGACCTGGGACTACAAACCCGAACTGATCCAGTTCGACGGTCAGCCGCTCAAGGACGGCCCGGCGGTCACGTTTCAGGGACCGGCCGGGAACCTGGCCCGTCCGCAATACAACTTTCGTCAACGCGGCGAAACGGGTAAGTGGGTCAGCGACATGATTCCGCATCTGGCGGAATTGACCGATGACATCGCCTTCATTCACTCGCTGACCAGCAAGAGCAACACGCACGGACCGGCGGAGAACTTTCTTTCCACCGGAACTCCGTTGGATGGTTTCCCCAGCGTCGGCTCTTGGGCCAGCTACGCCCTGGGCAGTGAAAATCAAGACCTGCCGGCGTACGTGGCCATCCCGGATCCCCGCGGTGTGCCACAAAACGGGTCCAACAATTGGGGACCGGGGTTTCTGCCAGCAGCGTTCCAAGGCACACCGCTCAGTTCCAAGGAACCGATTCGACATCTTAGCCCGCCGATCGTCTCTTCCGACGCCGATCGTGCCACCCGTTCGTTGCTGCAGCGGATGAACGCTCGGCATTTGGAACAACATCCCGGCGATAACAAGCTGGCGGCCCGGATCGCCAGCTACGAACTGGCCGCGCGGATGCAATTGAGCGTCCCGGAGGTCACCGATTTGAATTCCGAACCGGCCCACGTTTTGAAGAGTTATGGGGCCGACGACGAATCGAATCCGATCCGAGCCGCGTTCGCCCGCAACTGCATCCTCGCCCGACGGTTGATCGAGAGCGGCGTCCGATTCGTCCAGTTGTTTAATGGTGCTTATGCCAGCGGCGGAGAACTCAACTGGGACGGGCACAACAAGCTGAAAGAACAATACGACAAACACGCCGCCATCCTGGACCAGCCGACCGCGGCACTGATCAAGGACATGAAGTCACGCGGTTTATTGGAAGACACGTTGGTGGTGTGGTGCACCGAGTTCGGTCGCATGCCGTTTTTCCAAAAAGGCGCGAAGGGCCGCGATCACAACCCCGACGGATTCACCTGCTGGATGACCGGCGCGGGAATCAAGCCGGGTGTCAGCCACGGGATGACGGATGAACTGGGACAAAAAGCGGTCCAGGACATTCATCCGCTGTATGACTTCAACGCCACGATTTTGCATCTGCTGGGTCTCGATCACGAGCGGTTGACGTTCGAACACAACGGCATCGAACGCCGTTTGACAAACGTCGAAGGCCATGTCATCGGAGAGGTGTTGGCGTAG
- a CDS encoding PSD1 and planctomycete cytochrome C domain-containing protein, with protein MLFPSTATLASEVDFVRDVQPIFQQHCVSCHGAENQKSGLRLDIKSEAFEGGDGWGPSLIVGQADESPLIELVTSEDEGSRMPPEGEPLSATEIRTLTRWVDEGARWPDGVDLAELEDRMDHWSFQPMASPPIPDVKRIRWPRGAIDRFILARLEQDGLTPVDEADPVTWLRRTTFDLTGLPPTPQQVGEFLEQIEHGDAAYTAVVDRLLKSPRYGERWAQHWLDVVRYADTHGFEVNTERPHAWPYRDYVVAAMNADTPYDRFIKEQIVGDALGADAATGFLITASVLLPGQIGKDAPSIRLARQDALDEIVNNVSQTFLGLSVGCARCHDHKFDPISAKDYYSMQAFVAGVEYADREMRSPESDALKRDAKGMRRRVSEIDEQLLRFVPLAHPRVDRDLETYLTNAAENTETFQSLTAKYVRFTIHDANRHPSLGLIEPCVDEFQIFTDGADPQNVAIASHGTKVTASGSRTSANHKLEHVHDGQFGNARSWMSDEKGRGWLMFELPQPTRIAKIVWSRDRKQQYTDRLATAYTIEAGPSIEAMKTLKHVPPQRAAVSPSINVDRFAPVRAKRLRFTVLATNNLEPCLDELEVFNAAGQNIALADTGTKLTTSSDTIVADRHEPGFIHDGRYGNSRSWMSGQTGAGWVELEFAEAQEIVRVAWSRDRLGKFQDRLPTEYRIETTADQDWQLVADSSDRRAADVDTPSDRQLSTVGLNAEDAQQANRLMKEKRTLEAKIKTAERGKLAFAGKFRKPDAIARLNRGDPEQPREPVVPAVLSALGELALPAETAEQERRRALADWIASPQNRLTARVMVNRIWQWHFGTGLVDTPNDFGRNGSQPSHPQLLDWLAQEFIRSGWSIKHMHRLIVLSATYRQSTQSDAAAAAKDTDVRLLWRYPSRRLEAEAIRDGMLAASGQLNLKMGGRGFNLFNKRGGLSGFTPVESFTGDGLRRMIYAHKVRRERDAVFGAFDCPDAGQSTARRIESTTPIQALNLLNSRFTIDQAAAFAARLQTEAGEDLRQQIQLAYQIGFNREPDRGEMAEALPVVREYGLQTLCRAMFNSNEFLFFP; from the coding sequence ATGCTCTTTCCCTCCACCGCGACCCTGGCGTCTGAGGTGGATTTTGTCCGCGACGTGCAACCGATTTTTCAACAGCACTGCGTCTCCTGCCACGGCGCGGAGAACCAGAAAAGCGGGTTGCGGCTGGACATCAAGTCCGAAGCGTTCGAGGGTGGCGATGGCTGGGGACCAAGCCTGATCGTGGGGCAGGCGGACGAGAGCCCACTGATCGAGTTGGTCACCAGTGAAGACGAAGGGTCACGGATGCCGCCGGAAGGCGAACCGCTTTCGGCAACCGAGATTCGAACGCTGACGCGATGGGTTGACGAAGGCGCCCGCTGGCCGGACGGGGTTGATCTGGCGGAACTGGAAGACCGAATGGATCACTGGTCGTTTCAACCGATGGCCTCGCCGCCGATCCCCGACGTCAAACGCATCCGGTGGCCACGCGGTGCGATCGATCGCTTTATCCTGGCGCGACTGGAACAAGATGGGCTGACGCCTGTCGACGAGGCAGACCCCGTGACCTGGCTCCGCCGCACCACGTTTGATTTGACCGGTCTTCCTCCGACGCCGCAGCAAGTGGGCGAGTTTCTGGAACAGATCGAGCACGGTGATGCGGCCTACACCGCCGTCGTCGACCGCTTGCTCAAATCACCCCGATACGGCGAACGTTGGGCACAACATTGGTTGGACGTCGTCCGTTACGCCGATACTCATGGGTTCGAGGTGAACACCGAACGACCCCATGCGTGGCCCTATCGTGACTACGTCGTTGCGGCAATGAATGCCGACACCCCCTACGATCGTTTCATCAAGGAACAAATCGTGGGCGATGCATTGGGTGCCGACGCGGCAACGGGTTTTCTGATCACGGCTTCGGTTTTGTTGCCGGGTCAGATCGGCAAGGACGCACCGTCGATACGGCTGGCACGTCAGGATGCGCTGGACGAAATCGTCAACAATGTTTCACAGACCTTTCTCGGGCTGAGCGTCGGGTGTGCGCGATGTCATGATCACAAATTCGATCCCATCTCCGCGAAGGACTACTACAGCATGCAGGCGTTCGTCGCGGGCGTCGAGTACGCCGACCGCGAGATGCGTTCGCCGGAATCCGATGCACTGAAACGAGACGCAAAAGGGATGCGCCGACGGGTTTCCGAAATCGACGAGCAACTGCTCCGATTCGTCCCCCTGGCGCATCCGCGTGTCGATCGCGATCTGGAAACCTACCTCACCAACGCCGCTGAAAACACGGAAACCTTTCAATCGCTGACGGCGAAGTATGTTCGGTTTACGATTCATGACGCCAATCGCCACCCGAGTCTCGGTTTGATCGAGCCGTGTGTGGACGAATTCCAGATCTTCACCGACGGTGCCGACCCGCAAAACGTCGCCATCGCCTCGCACGGAACGAAGGTCACCGCGTCGGGCAGCAGAACGTCGGCCAACCACAAACTGGAACACGTCCACGATGGTCAATTCGGCAATGCTCGAAGCTGGATGTCCGACGAGAAGGGACGCGGCTGGTTGATGTTCGAACTTCCCCAGCCCACTCGGATCGCCAAGATCGTGTGGAGCCGCGATCGCAAGCAGCAGTACACCGACCGGCTCGCCACCGCCTACACGATCGAAGCGGGACCGTCGATCGAAGCCATGAAGACGCTGAAGCACGTTCCGCCACAACGCGCCGCCGTCTCTCCGTCGATCAACGTGGATCGGTTTGCGCCGGTGCGAGCAAAACGGTTGCGTTTTACCGTACTTGCGACCAACAATCTGGAACCGTGTCTCGACGAACTGGAAGTGTTCAATGCCGCCGGCCAAAACATTGCCTTGGCAGACACAGGGACCAAACTCACCACATCCAGCGATACGATCGTCGCCGACCGTCACGAGCCGGGATTCATCCACGACGGCCGCTACGGAAACTCGCGCAGTTGGATGTCCGGACAGACCGGTGCCGGCTGGGTCGAACTGGAATTTGCCGAAGCTCAGGAGATCGTGCGAGTCGCGTGGAGCCGCGATCGTTTAGGTAAGTTCCAGGATCGTTTGCCGACCGAGTACCGCATTGAAACAACGGCCGATCAAGATTGGCAGCTGGTCGCCGATTCCAGCGACCGTCGCGCCGCAGACGTCGACACCCCATCGGACCGGCAACTCTCGACGGTGGGCTTGAATGCCGAAGATGCGCAGCAAGCGAATCGCTTGATGAAGGAGAAGCGAACGCTGGAAGCAAAGATTAAAACGGCCGAACGAGGAAAACTGGCGTTCGCGGGCAAGTTCCGCAAACCCGACGCCATCGCCCGACTCAATCGCGGCGATCCCGAACAACCGCGAGAGCCGGTGGTCCCCGCCGTTCTGAGTGCTCTCGGAGAATTGGCGCTGCCGGCTGAGACCGCCGAACAAGAGCGCCGCCGAGCCCTGGCGGACTGGATTGCCAGCCCACAAAATCGTCTCACGGCACGGGTGATGGTCAATCGGATCTGGCAATGGCACTTTGGCACCGGGCTGGTCGACACGCCAAACGACTTTGGCCGCAACGGGTCCCAGCCATCGCACCCCCAATTGTTGGATTGGTTGGCCCAGGAGTTCATCCGATCGGGTTGGTCAATCAAACACATGCATCGTCTGATCGTGTTGTCGGCAACCTACCGCCAATCCACTCAATCCGATGCAGCGGCGGCGGCCAAGGACACCGACGTGCGACTGTTGTGGCGCTATCCGTCGCGACGATTGGAGGCCGAAGCGATCCGCGACGGCATGCTCGCCGCCAGCGGTCAGTTGAACCTTAAAATGGGAGGCCGTGGATTCAACTTGTTCAACAAGCGTGGCGGGTTGTCGGGGTTCACGCCCGTTGAATCATTTACGGGCGATGGCCTGCGGCGGATGATCTATGCCCACAAGGTGCGACGTGAGCGGGACGCAGTTTTCGGTGCGTTCGACTGTCCCGACGCGGGGCAAAGCACCGCGCGACGGATCGAATCCACGACGCCGATCCAAGCACTCAACCTGCTGAACAGTCGCTTCACCATCGATCAAGCCGCTGCGTTTGCGGCCCGATTGCAAACCGAAGCGGGCGAGGACCTCCGTCAACAGATCCAACTCGCGTACCAGATCGGATTCAATCGTGAGCCGGATCGCGGTGAAATGGCCGAAGCGCTGCCGGTCGTTCGCGAGTATGGTTTGCAGACACTTTGCCGAGCAATGTTCAACAGCAATGAGTTTTTATTCTTCCCTTAG
- a CDS encoding sigma-70 family RNA polymerase sigma factor codes for MTNDDRIKLDAPQQGTTRLIAAAQAGDSEALGELLNSYRNYLVFMARTGLHHHLQGKADPSDIAQEVCLAAHGNIADFQGQTAEEFAGWLRGILSNLLSMHVRKFLGTQKRDPRLEQQLNASLANASGFLQSRIAAEITSPSQHFARKEAFLQLAEALESLPEDYRRVIVLRHVDGLPFADVAKAMGRSVDSVEKLWVRGLAKLKTTMGEV; via the coding sequence TTGACGAACGACGATCGCATCAAGCTCGATGCACCGCAGCAAGGCACGACCCGGTTGATCGCTGCGGCGCAGGCCGGCGACAGCGAAGCGCTCGGTGAATTGCTTAACAGTTACCGAAACTATCTGGTGTTCATGGCTCGAACCGGGCTGCACCATCACTTGCAGGGCAAAGCCGACCCGTCGGACATCGCTCAAGAGGTGTGTTTGGCCGCCCACGGAAACATCGCGGACTTTCAAGGCCAGACGGCGGAAGAATTCGCCGGCTGGCTGCGCGGCATCTTGTCCAATCTGCTGTCGATGCATGTTCGCAAGTTTTTGGGGACACAGAAACGCGATCCGCGACTGGAGCAACAGTTGAACGCCAGTTTGGCTAATGCGTCGGGGTTTCTGCAGTCGCGCATTGCCGCCGAGATCACGTCGCCCAGCCAACATTTCGCCCGCAAGGAAGCGTTTTTGCAACTCGCCGAGGCGCTCGAGTCGCTGCCGGAGGATTACCGGCGCGTGATCGTGTTGCGGCACGTCGATGGGCTGCCATTTGCGGACGTGGCCAAGGCGATGGGACGCAGTGTCGACAGCGTGGAAAAGTTGTGGGTGCGGGGGCTGGCGAAACTGAAGACGACGATGGGAGAGGTTTGA
- a CDS encoding serine/threonine protein kinase, translating to MTTTDEPEDDRVVSAVKDYMRLLDADQAPPIDVYLAEHAEIASELRPSLEGLALVHRAGPASAKPLGAVSPDAEFTAKPIGDFQIVGELGRGGMGVVYDAIQLSLGRRVALKVLPFASGLDEVRLQRFRNEAHAAAALHHTNIVPVYAVGSDRGLHYYAMQLIEGHTLADVIEEMRGAKRGGGRDTAQDLRSSTIPQISATFATGDGQSGRRRYFESVVRMTFEAAIAIQHAHQYGVIHRDIKPSNLLIDGTGKVWVTDFGLAQIESDPSNLTRTGDPMGTLRYASPEQASGQRTILDHRTDVYSLGVTLYELLTLRPAIEGDGFRELLNRVVEVEPPSPASIAPDIPPELDNIVRKSIAKLPAERYATMQEFADDLQCWLDDKPIKAKPPTVLERLTKWRRRNSGLVAAAVGILVIATLSLLITTLVVWREHRATRQALDRETEQRRLAEQSFQQARSAVDTFSDLSESELAYRGDLQDLRRSFLETSLEFYRDFLDLRSDDPALKSELAATSARVETMVQELRVLENVAPLMQLADPAVQEELSIDQTTAANLEVAIAVLESERRSLVNQQPGRLSNESAEMTFLLQEFDAFVSQQLSAEQLTRLRQIARQRSLPFTFKTSEIVAALGLTRQQRSEINRIIEQTRPDRRDGPPRGGQPGDDRPPRSRDDGRRGPPPGGFDVGPPNRFNKGRPPEDRPGERFGRGNGPPIRDFGGGPPRDPAHVAATQNTVNEILKILTPAQRQTWNRLIGVPFQR from the coding sequence GTGACCACAACGGACGAACCCGAAGACGACCGCGTTGTATCGGCGGTGAAAGACTACATGCGTTTGCTGGACGCCGACCAAGCTCCGCCGATCGATGTCTACTTGGCCGAACATGCCGAGATCGCCTCGGAACTGCGTCCGTCGCTGGAAGGGTTGGCGTTGGTGCATCGGGCCGGCCCCGCCTCTGCAAAACCGCTCGGGGCGGTCTCGCCCGACGCGGAGTTCACGGCCAAGCCGATCGGCGACTTTCAAATCGTCGGGGAACTCGGTCGCGGCGGCATGGGAGTGGTTTACGATGCAATTCAATTGTCGCTCGGTCGTCGCGTGGCGCTAAAGGTGTTGCCGTTTGCCAGCGGATTGGACGAGGTTCGGTTGCAACGTTTCCGCAACGAAGCGCATGCCGCCGCGGCGCTGCATCATACGAACATCGTCCCGGTCTACGCGGTCGGCAGCGATCGGGGGCTGCATTATTACGCGATGCAATTGATCGAAGGGCACACGTTGGCCGATGTGATCGAAGAGATGCGGGGCGCAAAACGCGGTGGCGGCCGGGACACCGCGCAAGACCTCCGCTCGTCGACGATCCCCCAAATCTCAGCGACGTTCGCGACCGGTGACGGCCAATCCGGCCGCCGCCGATACTTCGAGTCGGTCGTCCGGATGACGTTTGAAGCGGCGATCGCCATCCAGCACGCACACCAGTACGGCGTGATCCATCGCGACATCAAACCCAGCAACCTGCTGATCGACGGCACCGGCAAAGTCTGGGTGACCGATTTCGGGTTGGCACAAATTGAGTCCGACCCCAGCAACCTGACGCGGACCGGCGACCCGATGGGCACGCTGCGGTATGCGTCTCCGGAACAGGCCTCCGGTCAGCGCACGATCTTGGATCACCGCACCGACGTCTACTCGTTGGGCGTGACACTGTATGAATTGCTGACGCTGCGGCCGGCGATCGAGGGCGACGGATTTCGCGAATTGTTGAACCGGGTCGTCGAAGTCGAGCCACCCTCGCCGGCATCGATTGCCCCCGACATCCCGCCCGAATTGGACAACATCGTTCGCAAATCGATCGCCAAGTTGCCGGCCGAACGCTACGCGACGATGCAGGAGTTTGCCGATGATTTGCAATGTTGGTTGGACGACAAACCGATCAAGGCCAAGCCGCCGACGGTGCTGGAGCGGTTGACGAAATGGCGACGACGCAACAGCGGGTTGGTCGCCGCGGCCGTCGGAATCCTGGTCATCGCGACGCTGTCGCTGTTGATCACCACGCTGGTGGTTTGGCGAGAACACCGTGCGACGCGCCAAGCACTCGACCGCGAAACCGAGCAACGTCGACTTGCCGAACAGAGTTTCCAACAAGCCCGTTCGGCCGTCGACACGTTCAGTGATCTCAGCGAAAGCGAACTCGCCTACCGCGGTGATTTGCAAGACCTTCGACGCAGCTTTCTGGAAACCTCGCTCGAATTCTACCGTGACTTTCTGGACCTCCGCTCGGACGACCCGGCACTGAAAAGTGAACTGGCCGCAACCTCGGCGCGGGTCGAAACGATGGTCCAGGAATTGCGTGTGCTGGAAAATGTTGCTCCGTTGATGCAACTTGCCGACCCCGCGGTGCAAGAAGAATTGTCGATTGATCAAACGACGGCGGCCAATCTGGAAGTGGCAATCGCGGTCTTGGAATCCGAACGGCGATCGTTAGTGAATCAGCAGCCAGGCCGGTTGAGCAACGAAAGTGCGGAGATGACGTTTCTGTTGCAAGAATTCGACGCGTTCGTCTCGCAGCAATTGTCGGCCGAACAATTGACACGGCTTCGGCAGATCGCCCGACAGCGAAGTTTGCCGTTCACGTTCAAGACATCCGAAATCGTCGCGGCGCTCGGGTTGACGCGGCAACAACGCTCCGAGATCAATCGGATCATCGAACAGACGCGGCCCGACCGCAGGGACGGACCGCCGCGTGGTGGCCAGCCAGGGGATGATCGACCGCCACGCTCTCGCGACGACGGGCGTCGCGGTCCGCCGCCGGGCGGATTCGATGTCGGGCCGCCGAATCGATTCAACAAGGGTCGACCGCCGGAAGATCGGCCGGGCGAGCGATTCGGCCGCGGCAACGGGCCTCCGATTCGTGACTTTGGTGGCGGGCCCCCGCGCGATCCGGCTCACGTGGCGGCGACCCAAAACACCGTCAACGAGATCCTGAAGATTTTGACGCCGGCACAACGTCAAACCTGGAACCGCCTGATCGGAGTCCCCTTCCAGCGCTAG
- a CDS encoding prenyltransferase/squalene oxidase repeat-containing protein — MHASSQSTLGTPTLPPAVIMPPVARPRTPSLRTRWRRDTPTVAKPAPPLVHDAAPDEDLEQLDGRFHYRTIKRRLEEMPAWLFSLFIHLLLLLLLALISTSSGQIGEMVLTITQGDDRETTELAEFSIEPIEWEELPTEAPNESELDLDPLEFDASVEWVSLAPVLETGEGSVETSIVKLPPSPKNMFGGRSGAMKQELLKKAGGTQATEDAVKLGLQWLKRQQLDDGSWSLRGPYSDGARSENKVSATAMAMIALMGSGSTHRGGPYRRELLRAVRWLVKQQDRQGFMAVQSAPHEKMYAQAQAMIALCELYAMTSDSWIRPYAQRSCDFAVRAQSPQGGWRYQPRIDSDTSVTGWFVMGLKSGEAGGLEVDAAVWPNVQRYLDSVRAGRENDYYAVGYCYTVGDVASPSMTAEGLLCRQYMGWHRNMPGMAQGLGTLAINHPISFREPDVYYWYYATQALHHYGGRHWTEWNDKLKVELPAQQVLHGRERGSWSPRNDAWGRHAGRLYTTCFSVYCLEVYYRHMPLYDPDEDFDP; from the coding sequence ATGCACGCCTCCTCCCAATCCACCCTCGGCACGCCGACCCTGCCTCCCGCCGTCATCATGCCACCGGTGGCGCGGCCTCGGACGCCTTCCTTGCGTACTCGTTGGCGACGCGACACGCCGACCGTCGCCAAGCCGGCACCTCCGTTGGTCCACGACGCGGCGCCGGACGAGGACCTGGAGCAATTGGATGGTCGATTTCATTATCGAACCATCAAACGCCGCCTCGAAGAGATGCCGGCATGGCTGTTTAGTTTGTTCATCCACCTGTTGCTTTTGTTGTTGCTGGCGTTGATCAGCACCTCTTCAGGCCAGATCGGCGAGATGGTGCTGACGATCACGCAGGGAGACGATCGCGAGACGACGGAGTTGGCCGAGTTTTCGATCGAACCGATTGAGTGGGAGGAGCTGCCGACGGAAGCGCCGAACGAATCGGAGCTGGACCTCGATCCGCTCGAATTCGACGCGTCCGTTGAATGGGTGTCTCTCGCGCCGGTCTTGGAAACAGGCGAAGGGTCGGTCGAAACATCGATCGTCAAATTGCCACCGTCTCCCAAGAACATGTTTGGCGGTCGCAGCGGGGCAATGAAACAAGAACTGCTGAAAAAAGCCGGTGGGACCCAGGCGACCGAGGACGCGGTGAAACTGGGTTTGCAGTGGTTGAAACGACAACAACTCGACGACGGAAGTTGGAGTCTACGGGGTCCCTACAGCGATGGCGCCCGATCGGAGAACAAGGTAAGCGCCACCGCGATGGCGATGATCGCGCTGATGGGGTCCGGCAGCACGCACCGCGGCGGCCCCTATCGGAGAGAGTTGTTGCGGGCCGTGCGTTGGTTGGTCAAACAGCAAGACCGGCAGGGTTTCATGGCCGTCCAATCAGCGCCCCATGAAAAAATGTACGCGCAAGCGCAAGCGATGATCGCCTTGTGCGAACTGTACGCGATGACCAGCGATTCCTGGATTCGCCCCTACGCCCAACGCTCCTGTGACTTCGCGGTCCGCGCCCAGTCGCCTCAAGGCGGTTGGCGCTACCAGCCACGGATCGACAGCGACACCTCGGTGACCGGCTGGTTTGTCATGGGGCTCAAGAGCGGCGAGGCCGGGGGGTTGGAGGTCGACGCCGCCGTTTGGCCCAACGTCCAGCGGTACCTGGATTCGGTGCGTGCCGGACGAGAGAACGATTATTACGCCGTCGGTTACTGCTACACCGTCGGCGATGTGGCGTCGCCGTCGATGACCGCCGAAGGATTGCTATGTCGACAATACATGGGATGGCATCGCAACATGCCCGGCATGGCACAAGGATTGGGAACCTTGGCGATCAATCACCCGATCAGTTTCCGAGAGCCGGATGTCTACTACTGGTACTACGCCACCCAAGCCTTGCATCACTACGGTGGCCGACATTGGACTGAGTGGAACGACAAACTGAAAGTCGAGTTGCCGGCGCAGCAAGTGTTGCACGGCCGCGAGCGAGGCAGTTGGTCGCCACGAAACGACGCCTGGGGACGCCATGCCGGGCGTCTCTACACGACCTGCTTCTCCGTGTATTGCCTGGAAGTCTACTACCGACACATGCCACTGTACGATCCCGACGAAGATTTCGATCCGTGA